CAGATTCAAATGCTGCATAACGCTATTTCTCAATTCCAAACATGACAACAGAACATTTAAATCCAGCCAAATCTTCACCCGAAAAAAAATTGCAATGGTCCTTTGATTCATCTGGCAACGATCTGGTTTTACGCCTGAACGGAAGTCTGAATAACAGGACTGTGGGTAAGTTATGGCAGAATATGGACAATAAGCTTAAGGGGATATCTGGAAACAATCTGACCATAGATGCCCACAATCTTGATTATATTGATATAAGCGGGCAGGCCTTTCTACTGCAGTCCATCCGTTCCGTTCAGGCTGAAGGGGGGCAGGCTGAAATTATAGGTTTGCGCAGCGATTTTGAGGCCCTTCATCATCAATTGTCATGCTTTGACTGCCAGGACAAGCCGGAACCAGCCAAAAAATCCATCTTTGAGGAAATGGGCAGGGCCACCCACAAGCTCGGGTTGGACATTAAAGCTTTTTTTATCTTTCTTGGTCAGTTTGTTTCAGCTTTTGCATATTGTGCTGTAAAGCCTCATACCATCCGCTGGAAAGATGTCATGGTTCACATTGAAAATGTTGGAGCCAGGGCAGTTTTTATCATAGTCCTCATTGGTTTTCTTATGGGGCTCATCATTTCCTTCCAGTCCGCCATGCCCTTGAGGATGTTTGGAGCTGAAATATTTGTGGCCAGACTGCTTGGCTTATCCATGGTCAGAGAGCTCGGACCATTGG
This window of the Desulfonatronovibrio magnus genome carries:
- a CDS encoding ABC transporter permease → MTTEHLNPAKSSPEKKLQWSFDSSGNDLVLRLNGSLNNRTVGKLWQNMDNKLKGISGNNLTIDAHNLDYIDISGQAFLLQSIRSVQAEGGQAEIIGLRSDFEALHHQLSCFDCQDKPEPAKKSIFEEMGRATHKLGLDIKAFFIFLGQFVSAFAYCAVKPHTIRWKDVMVHIENVGARAVFIIVLIGFLMGLIISFQSAMPLRMFGAEIFVARLLGLSMVRELGPLVTAIILAGRTGSSFAAEIGTMKINEEINALTTMGLSPIKFLVVPRMLATMIIMPFLTMFFILFSLIGGAIVMLSLGFPLITYINQITMSLTMADFAGGMFKAVVFSLLVAWIGCVRGLQTTTGAKAVGLSTTSAVVSGIVLIAVADGIFAVVFFLLGI